AACGTATAATTTATTAAAAGTTACCTTACCAAGATTAGGAATTACAACCACATTTGTAGATGCATCAAATCCAGAGAACTTTAAGGAAGCTGTTCAGGAAAATACGAGAGCTTTCTTTGTTGAATCGTTAGGAAATCCAAAGCTTGATGTATTAGATTTAGAAGGAATTGCTGAGGTTTCTAAGGCGGCAAAAGTTCCGTTTATTGTTGACAATACCGTGGCAACGCCATCATTATTGAATCCATTAAAACACGGAGCGAATATTGTAATTCATTCACTTACAAAATATATTGGCGGACAAGGTAACTCTTTAGGAGGAGTAATTATCGACGGTGGAAATTTTGATTGGGATAATGGAAAGTTTCCCGAGTTTACAGAACCATCTGCAGGATATCACGGATTAAAATATTACGAAACACTTGGGCAATTATCATTCACTTTTAAATTAATTCTTGAAGGATTAAGAGATTTTGGAGGAGCGTTAAGTCCAACAAATGCATTCCAAATTATTCAAGGTTTAGAAACGCTAGGTGTTCGAATCAAGCAACATAGTGAAAACGCGTTAGCTTTAGCAAAATGGTTAGAGCAGCAAGAAGAAGTTGCTTGGGTAAATTATCCTGGATTAGAAAGCAGTCCATATAAAAAATTAGCAGATAAATATTTACCGAAAGGTCAAAGTGGAATTGTAACCTTTGGTGTAAAAGGAGGATATGAAAGCGCGAAAACAGTTGCTGACAATACGGAACTATTCTCATTACTTGCCAATATCGGAGACACAAAATCTTTAATCATTCATCCAGCGAGTACAACTCATCAGCAATTAACAGATGAAGAACAAGAAGCTTCTGGAGTTACTAAAGATTTAATTCGATTATCAGTTGGTATTGAAAATCTTGAAGATTTAAAACTAGATCTACAAGAAGCATTTGCCAAAATTCCAAAATCAGTTTTAGCGTAATACGGTGAAAAACAATTTATCTCATATAAATATTCTTAGTTATGTTACTGAGAGTGGTACTCAGTTCTCTGATATACGATTAAGTTATCAATTATTTGGAAGAGAATTGGGTACTGCACCGGTAATTCTAGTAAATCATGCGCTAACAGGAAATAGCAATGTTGCTGGAGATTCTGGATGGTGGAAAGATATTATTGGAGTCGATAAAGTTATTGATATCAATTCATATTCTATTCTTTGTTTTAATATTCCAGGAAATGGTTACGATGATTTTTTAATCGACGATTATAAAAGTTTTGTTGCTAGAGATATTGCAAAAATTTTCCTTTTAGGATTAAAAGAGTTAGGAGTTGAGCAATTGTTCGCTTTAGTTGGAGGGTCACTTGGAGGTGGAATTGCTTGGGAAATGGCAGTTTTGCATCCAAATATTACCAAGCATTTAATTCCGATTGCGACAGATTGGAAATCTACAGATTGGTTAATTGCGAATTGTCAAATTCAAGAATTATTTCTAACAAATTCAAATAATCCAGTACATGATGCTAGAATGCATGCAATGTTGTGTTACAGAACTCCTGAGTCATTTAAGCAACGTTTTCATCGAAGTAAAAATGAGGAATCAACTTTGTTTAATGTAGAAAGTTGGTTGTTGCATCACGGAAAAAAATTACAAGAAAGATATCAGTTAGCTTCTTATAAATTGATGAATCAATTATTGAAAACGATTGATGTTACGAATGGAAATAATGATGAGGATAAGCTTTTAAATATCAATGCTGAAATTCACATCATAGGAGTAGATTCTGACTTGTTTTTTACCGCAGAAGAGAATAGAGAAACGTTTAAAGAATTAGCCCAGAACAATGCTAATGTAACGTATAATGAGATTAATTCGGTACACGGGCATGATGCGTTTTTAATCGAATACGATCAGTTAGAAAACATATTTACACCAATATTTAACGAGAACGAAAAGACTAAAAAAATGAAGGTTTTAAAGTTTGGAGGGAAGTCATTATCAAACGAAGGAATATCAAAAGTCATAGATATTATTGAAAGTAAGATTGATAGTGGTGATAGAATTACAGTAGTGGTTTCTGCAAGAGGAAACGCTACTAATGAATTAGAATCAATATTACAGAAAGCTTCTTCAAGTGAAGTATATCAAGAACAATTAGAGGCGTTTAAATTAAGTCAAAGACAAATTACTCCGTTATTAGATTTTAGTGCAGAGTTTAATAAACTAGAGAAGTTGCTAGAAGGGGTTAGCTTGTTGGAAGATTTTAGTACAAAAGTAAAAGATGAAGTATTAGCTCAAGGTGAATTAATTGCCATAAAAACGGTAACCGAGTTATTACAACAGAGAGGTATAAATGCTAATGCTACCGATGCTCGTCTATTATTAAAAACAGACGAGAGTTTTGGAAATGCACAACCTATAGAAGGAGTTTCTAAAGAAAATATTGTCAACTATTATAAAAAGCATAATGGTACAACAGTAAACGTAGTTTCTGGGTTTATAGGTTCTAACTTAAAGAATGAAACAACAACTTTAGGTCGAAATGGAAGTAATTATACAGCATCATTATTAGCAAATTATTTAGACGCAGATGAATTACAA
This genomic window from Tenacibaculum sp. 190524A05c contains:
- a CDS encoding O-acetylhomoserine aminocarboxypropyltransferase/cysteine synthase family protein, which translates into the protein MSTQKFETLALHAGHDVQQTLGTRAVPIYQSSSYVFNNSDHAANLFSLKELGFIYTRLNNPTNQILQDRLAALEGGVGAVVFASGTAAISTGLLTLLKAGDHIVASSSLYGGTYNLLKVTLPRLGITTTFVDASNPENFKEAVQENTRAFFVESLGNPKLDVLDLEGIAEVSKAAKVPFIVDNTVATPSLLNPLKHGANIVIHSLTKYIGGQGNSLGGVIIDGGNFDWDNGKFPEFTEPSAGYHGLKYYETLGQLSFTFKLILEGLRDFGGALSPTNAFQIIQGLETLGVRIKQHSENALALAKWLEQQEEVAWVNYPGLESSPYKKLADKYLPKGQSGIVTFGVKGGYESAKTVADNTELFSLLANIGDTKSLIIHPASTTHQQLTDEEQEASGVTKDLIRLSVGIENLEDLKLDLQEAFAKIPKSVLA